Proteins from a single region of Haloplanus sp. GDY1:
- a CDS encoding cbb3-type cytochrome c oxidase subunit I yields the protein MTGADSPTDDPTGARADGGVAHEDTSEGHAFPPTSSLKRWFVTTNHKDIGILYLVTSLLFLVMGGVLALLMRAQLWVPRAPGTGPLSALAYNQAVSVHGLVMVFWFLSPFAFGFANYVVPLQIGAKDLAFPRLNALSYWLYLASGLLLGVSFFQGASFAGGWTMYAPLNLPTYTPSVGGSSAILALALFVVSVTVGSVNFLTTIHRMRAEGLTLRRLPLFTWTILLTVWMMLFAFAALLAALMILSADRLLGTTYFATEAANGSLLWTHLFWFFGHPEVYIVFFPAVGVMAETFQTFTGRRIVGRKWFIAAMVLVALQSFIVWMHHMFLTSINLQIKTLFMATTIGISLPFDLMVFALIYTMVKGRIRFKTPFLFSFGGLLLFIVGGITGVFLGAVVLDYEFRGTYWVVAHFHYVMVGGVTALVGGLYYWYPKITGRMYDEFLGKLHFATYFVGFNLLYFPMFVAWETPRRVFEYEAAMTPWHQLATVGAVVFGASFLIMFYNMIVSAYAGERAGDNPWEYSSTAEWAVASPPPLENFPGIPSYGDGSLRFRGASATSADGGTGEVTDGGVAADAHAADAHAADDHPSHASVWPLGVGVAAFLLFFGLSGLQGGAFAAGTVGTVYAVATGLGLVGTLAALVGMARERFRGPSGPFGESWPFAGVDNLKTGVWIFLASDVVLFGAFVGAYVFLRYSMGWTGWEPIPDNVTPGLINTYLLLTSSFAVVLALEAAERRSRLGVVASLVTTLILGVGFLGNKAIEWSHLFGEGIGLSTNLRASTFFLTTGLHAAHVITGLVIVAYMVPRAWRGAYLDDDGGESIELFGLYWHFVDIVWLFLFPLFYIL from the coding sequence ATGACGGGAGCCGACTCGCCCACCGACGATCCGACCGGCGCGCGAGCGGACGGCGGCGTCGCCCACGAGGACACGAGCGAGGGCCACGCCTTCCCGCCGACGTCGTCGCTCAAGCGCTGGTTCGTCACGACCAACCACAAGGACATCGGGATCCTCTATCTCGTCACCTCGCTGCTCTTTCTGGTGATGGGCGGGGTGCTCGCCCTCCTGATGCGGGCACAGCTCTGGGTGCCGCGTGCGCCCGGCACCGGTCCACTCTCGGCGCTCGCGTACAACCAGGCCGTCTCCGTCCACGGGCTGGTGATGGTGTTCTGGTTCCTCTCGCCCTTTGCCTTCGGGTTCGCGAACTACGTCGTGCCGCTCCAGATCGGCGCGAAGGACCTCGCCTTCCCCCGGCTGAACGCGCTGAGTTACTGGCTCTACCTGGCCTCCGGGCTCCTCCTCGGCGTCTCGTTCTTCCAGGGCGCGTCGTTCGCCGGCGGGTGGACGATGTACGCGCCGCTGAACCTGCCGACCTACACCCCGAGCGTCGGGGGGAGTTCGGCCATCCTCGCGCTCGCGCTGTTCGTCGTCTCCGTGACCGTCGGCTCCGTGAACTTCCTGACCACCATCCATCGCATGCGCGCGGAGGGGCTGACGCTCCGGCGCCTCCCGCTTTTCACGTGGACCATCCTGCTGACGGTCTGGATGATGCTCTTTGCCTTCGCCGCGTTGCTCGCGGCCCTCATGATCCTCTCGGCCGACCGCCTGCTCGGGACGACCTACTTCGCGACGGAGGCCGCGAACGGCTCCCTGCTGTGGACGCACCTGTTCTGGTTTTTCGGCCATCCGGAGGTCTACATCGTCTTCTTCCCGGCGGTGGGAGTGATGGCCGAGACGTTCCAGACGTTCACCGGGCGGCGGATCGTCGGCCGCAAGTGGTTCATCGCCGCGATGGTGCTGGTCGCGCTCCAGAGCTTCATCGTCTGGATGCATCACATGTTCCTGACGAGCATCAACCTCCAGATCAAGACGCTGTTCATGGCGACCACCATCGGCATCTCGCTGCCCTTCGACCTCATGGTGTTCGCGCTCATCTACACGATGGTCAAGGGCCGGATCCGGTTCAAGACGCCCTTCCTCTTCTCCTTTGGCGGCCTGCTCCTGTTCATCGTCGGGGGCATCACCGGCGTCTTCCTCGGCGCCGTCGTCCTCGATTACGAGTTCCGGGGCACCTACTGGGTGGTCGCACATTTCCACTACGTGATGGTCGGCGGCGTGACGGCGCTCGTCGGCGGGCTCTACTACTGGTATCCGAAGATCACCGGGCGGATGTACGACGAGTTCCTCGGCAAGCTCCACTTCGCGACGTACTTCGTGGGGTTCAACCTGCTGTACTTCCCGATGTTCGTCGCCTGGGAGACGCCCCGGCGGGTCTTCGAGTACGAGGCCGCGATGACGCCGTGGCACCAGCTCGCGACGGTCGGTGCCGTCGTCTTCGGCGCCTCCTTCCTGATCATGTTCTACAACATGATCGTCTCGGCGTACGCCGGCGAGCGGGCGGGGGACAACCCCTGGGAGTACTCCTCGACGGCGGAGTGGGCGGTGGCGTCGCCGCCGCCGCTGGAGAACTTCCCCGGGATCCCGAGCTACGGCGACGGCTCCCTGCGGTTCCGGGGCGCGTCGGCGACGAGCGCCGACGGCGGGACGGGGGAGGTGACCGACGGCGGCGTCGCAGCCGACGCCCACGCGGCCGACGCCCACGCGGCCGACGACCATCCGAGCCACGCGAGCGTCTGGCCCCTCGGCGTGGGCGTCGCCGCCTTCCTCCTCTTCTTCGGGCTCTCGGGGCTCCAGGGTGGGGCGTTCGCGGCCGGCACCGTGGGCACCGTCTACGCCGTCGCGACGGGACTCGGTCTCGTCGGGACGCTCGCCGCGCTGGTCGGGATGGCCCGCGAGCGGTTCCGCGGGCCGAGCGGCCCGTTCGGGGAGAGCTGGCCGTTCGCGGGCGTCGACAACCTCAAGACGGGCGTGTGGATCTTCCTCGCGTCGGACGTGGTGCTGTTCGGCGCGTTCGTCGGCGCGTACGTCTTCCTCCGGTACTCCATGGGCTGGACGGGGTGGGAACCGATCCCGGACAACGTCACGCCGGGGCTGATCAACACGTACCTCCTCCTGACGAGCAGTTTCGCGGTGGTGCTCGCCCTGGAGGCCGCGGAGCGGCGGAGTCGTCTCGGAGTCGTCGCCAGCCTGGTGACGACGCTGATCCTCGGGGTCGGCTTCCTCGGCAACAAGGCCATCGAGTGGAGTCACCTCTTCGGGGAAGGGATCGGCCTCTCCACGAACCTCCGGGCGTCGACGTTCTTCCTGACCACGGGGTTGCACGCCGCCCACGTCATCACCGGACTGGTGATCGTGGCGTACATGGTCCCGCGGGCGTGGCGGGGGGCGTACCTCGACGACGACGGCGGGGAGTCGATAGAGCTGTTCGGGCTGTACTGGCACTTCGTGGACATCGTGTGGCTGTTCCTGTTCCCCCTGTTTTACATCCTATGA
- the coxB gene encoding cytochrome c oxidase subunit II: MQSSLIPRGARSEIFREIYVVFLVLGTAVGVVVIAYMLFKAYKYRASAGHGADDLDRPQVGELPTGGGGGRKLFVSFALSAVIVVSLITWTYFTLLYVEEPTTVEGEEPLEIRVVGHQFYWEFVYPDGRSVTNTLRVPEDRRVRLTVTSGDVFHNFGIPELRAKADAIPGQRTSTWFVAEETGTYQAHCYELCGAAHSYMDARVEVMEPAAYRAWYANGSTGGNASATAAVNGSTGGNASATAAVNGSTGGNASATAAVNGSTGGNTSATAPVGGEG, from the coding sequence TTGCAGTCGTCGCTGATCCCGAGAGGAGCGCGCTCGGAGATCTTCCGGGAGATCTACGTCGTCTTCCTCGTGCTCGGGACGGCCGTCGGGGTCGTCGTCATCGCGTACATGCTGTTCAAGGCGTACAAGTACCGGGCGTCGGCGGGTCACGGCGCGGACGATCTGGACCGGCCGCAGGTCGGTGAGCTACCGACGGGCGGCGGCGGCGGCCGGAAGCTGTTCGTGTCGTTCGCCCTCAGCGCCGTCATCGTCGTCTCGCTGATCACGTGGACGTACTTCACGCTGCTCTACGTCGAGGAGCCGACGACGGTCGAGGGCGAGGAGCCACTGGAGATCAGGGTCGTCGGCCACCAGTTCTACTGGGAGTTCGTCTACCCCGACGGTCGATCGGTGACGAACACGCTCCGCGTCCCCGAGGACCGGCGGGTGCGGTTGACGGTCACCTCCGGGGACGTGTTCCACAACTTCGGGATCCCGGAACTTCGCGCGAAGGCGGACGCCATCCCCGGCCAGCGGACCAGCACGTGGTTCGTAGCGGAGGAGACGGGCACGTATCAGGCCCACTGCTACGAACTCTGTGGCGCCGCACACTCCTACATGGACGCCAGAGTCGAGGTGATGGAGCCGGCGGCCTACCGGGCGTGGTACGCGAACGGGAGCACCGGCGGGAACGCGAGCGCGACGGCGGCCGTGAACGGGAGCACCGGCGGGAACGCGAGCGCGACGGCGGCCGTGAACGGGAGCACCGGCGGGAACGCGAGCGCGACGGCGGCCGTGAACGGGAGCACCGGCGGGAACACGAGCGCGACGGCGCCGGTCGGGGGCGAGGGATGA
- a CDS encoding DoxX family protein: MKRHRLRRVATAGIAAAFVAARPVAAHVDYVTEGGDGGPGVVEFLTAVFTTPLNLALLGAGGVAVAVATAGWLRYGDHLRDVTVTRQTLRSYSPYLGWLLRLATGLPLMGAGFGGYLFSPAVPVEARLVQVTLAFLLLFGLATRLAAAAGLVVYAVSLATQFPTLLLSSEYVAGFLGILVVGPGQPSADLLFRRLVLTDGTMASRFRDVTTPSDLLAGVGVEKPVAPLLIRLFLGFNFAYLGVTEKWLNPGRALQVVEKYGLTRVVPVAPEMWVFGAGLGELVVGLCILTGTFTRSAAGAGFLILTTTLFGLPDDPVLAHVTLFGLTSALLITGSGPVALDRSVVPALRARFGRPRSRDDGTTAG; the protein is encoded by the coding sequence ATGAAGCGACACCGGTTACGCCGCGTCGCGACGGCGGGGATCGCGGCGGCGTTCGTCGCCGCGCGACCCGTCGCGGCACACGTCGACTACGTCACCGAGGGTGGCGACGGCGGACCGGGCGTCGTCGAGTTCCTGACCGCCGTGTTCACGACTCCGCTCAACCTCGCGCTCCTCGGCGCCGGCGGGGTGGCCGTGGCCGTCGCGACGGCGGGATGGCTCCGGTACGGCGACCACCTGCGGGACGTGACCGTGACGCGGCAGACGCTGCGGTCGTACAGCCCGTATCTCGGCTGGCTGTTGCGCCTCGCGACGGGGCTCCCGCTCATGGGCGCCGGCTTCGGCGGCTACCTCTTCTCCCCCGCCGTTCCCGTCGAGGCGCGGCTCGTCCAGGTCACGCTCGCCTTCCTCCTCCTGTTCGGCCTGGCGACCCGACTGGCGGCGGCCGCGGGACTCGTGGTCTACGCCGTCAGCCTGGCGACGCAGTTCCCCACGCTCCTCCTGAGTTCCGAGTACGTCGCCGGCTTCCTCGGCATCCTCGTCGTCGGCCCCGGGCAGCCCAGCGCGGACCTGCTCTTCCGGCGACTCGTCCTCACCGACGGGACGATGGCCAGCCGGTTTCGCGACGTGACGACGCCGAGCGACCTCCTCGCCGGTGTCGGCGTCGAGAAGCCCGTCGCGCCCCTGCTGATCCGCCTCTTTCTCGGGTTCAACTTCGCGTATCTCGGCGTGACCGAGAAGTGGCTGAACCCGGGCCGGGCGCTCCAGGTCGTCGAGAAGTACGGGCTCACCCGGGTCGTCCCCGTCGCGCCCGAGATGTGGGTGTTCGGTGCGGGCCTCGGCGAACTCGTCGTCGGGCTCTGCATCCTGACCGGCACCTTCACCCGGAGCGCCGCCGGCGCGGGCTTTCTCATCCTCACGACCACGCTCTTCGGCCTCCCCGACGACCCGGTGCTCGCCCACGTCACCCTCTTCGGCCTCACCTCGGCGCTCCTGATAACCGGGAGCGGACCGGTCGCGCTGGATCGCTCGGTCGTCCCCGCGCTCCGTGCGCGCTTCGGACG